From one Henningerozyma blattae CBS 6284 chromosome 1, complete genome genomic stretch:
- the TBLA0A05190 gene encoding amino acid permease produces MQTPKDYEITSEHEVEYFDQPSLHNRSTHHSSKDATNVQFAPGDSDNDDSDNESTNNNQSSSPHGASKFLPQVKNERFRNWLDSFKRAETPNASSSTADENAVENYSMQEFDNDLENKKSNLHIRDDELDYATVNVDSQPVEQQDENAQLKQTIKPRHVIMMSLGTGIGTGLLVGNGTPLAQAGPAPLVIGYGIMGTCLYCIIQACGELAVAYSKVNGSFNTFPSFLVDPGFNFAVAWVYCIQWLCVCPLELVTSSMTIKYWTTKVDPDVFVVIFYVLILLINFFGAKGYAEAEFFFNCCKVMMMIGFFIMAICINTGAAGTDGYIGAKYWNDPGAFRGQTKIERFKGVMDTFVTAAFAFGATEFIALTAAEQSNPRKAIPSAAKKVAYRILLIFLTSIILIGFLVPYNSDQLMGSSSGGNSASPYVLAASLHGVHVVQHFINAVILLSVLSVANSAFYSSSRLLLGLAQVGYAPKWFDYVDRNGRPLRSMLCAAIIAVIAFCATSPKETDVFTWLLAISGLSQIFTWFAICVSHIRFRRGMQVQGRSLGELGFRAQTGVLGSYYAAIMLFLALVAQFWVALVPMNTHTLDAENFFQNYLAMPILLALYVGFKLWRRDFRLFIRAKNIDLISHRIIFDEELLRQEDEEYKEKLRNGPKWKRVVDFWC; encoded by the coding sequence ATGCAAACACCGAAAGATTACGAAATCACTAGTGAACATGAGGTCGAGTATTTCGATCAACCTTCTCTTCACAATAGGTCCACTCATCATTCTTCCAAAGATGCTACCAATGTTCAATTTGCTCCAGGCGACTCAGATAACGATGATTCAGATAATGAATCCACTAACAATAATCAATCTTCCTCCCCTCATGGTGCTTCCAAATTCTTGCCTCAAGTGAAGAAtgaaagatttagaaattgGTTAGATTCATTTAAAAGAGCAGAGACCCCGAATGCCTCATCGTCAACTGCTGATGAAAATGCAGTGGAGAATTATTCTATGCAAGAGtttgataatgatttagaaaataagaaatcCAATTTACATATTAgagatgatgaattagattACGCCACGGTCAATGTGGATTCTCAACCAGTGGAACAACAAGATGAAAATGCTCAATTGAAACAAACTATTAAGCCAAGGCACGTCATTATGATGTCCTTGGGGACAGGTATTGGTACTGGTTTACTGGTGGGTAACGGTACTCCTCTGGCTCAAGCTGGTCCTGCTCCTTTGGTTATCGGTTATGGTATCATGGGTACTTGTctttattgtattattcAAGCATGTGGTGAATTAGCTGTTGCATATTCTAAAGTTAATGGGTCGTTTAATACTTTCCCAAGTTTCCTTGTGGACCCTGGTTTCAATTTTGCCGTCGCATGGGTTTATTGTATTCAATGGCTTTGTGTTTGTCCCTTGGAATTAGTCACTTCCTCTATGACTATCAAATATTGGACCACTAAAGTGGATCCTGATGTATTTGTTGTTATCTTTTATGTGTTGATTCTGttgattaatttctttGGTGCTAAAGGTTATGCCGAGGCtgaattcttctttaattgtTGCAAAgttatgatgatgattggGTTTTTCATCATGGctatttgtattaatacTGGTGCGGCTGGTACTGATGGTTATATTGGTGCCAAGTATTGGAATGATCCAGGTGCATTTAGAGGTCAAACCAAGattgaaagatttaaagGTGTTATGGATACCTTCGTTACCGCAGCTTTCGCATTTGGTGCTACTGAATTTATCGCTTTAACTGCAGCTGAACAATCTAATCCAAGAAAGGCCATCCCATCTGCTGCTAAGAAGGTTGCATACAGAAtccttttaattttcttaacttccattattttgattGGGTTCTTAGTTCCATACAATTCTGATCAATTGATGGGTTCCAGTTCTGGTGGTAACTCTGCATCTCCTTATGTCCTTGCTGCTTCATTACATGGGGTTCATGTTGTTCAACATTTTATCAACGCTGTCATCTTGTTATCTGTTTTGTCAGTGGCAAACTCAGCCTTTTACTCATCTTCTCGTCTATTATTAGGTTTGGCTCAAGTTGGGTACGCTCCTAAATGGTTCGATTACGTCGATCGTAACGGTAGACCTTTAAGATCCATGCTTTGTGCAGCCATTATTGCCGTCATTGCCTTTTGTGCTACATCTCCAAAGGAAACTGATGTCTTCACATGGTTATTGGCTATCTCTGGTTTATCTCAAATCTTCACTTGGTTTGCCATCTGTGTAAGTCATATTAGATTTAGAAGAGGTATGCAAGTCCAAGGCAGATCCTTGGGTGAATTAGGTTTCAGAGCTCAGACCGGGGTATTGGGGTCTTATTACGCTGCCATCATGTTATTCTTGGCCTTGGTGGCTCAATTCTGGGTCGCTTTGGTCCCTATGAACACTCATACTTTGGATGCCgaaaatttctttcaaaattatttggcTATGCCAATTTTGTTAGCCTTGTATGTCGGTTTCAAACTCTGGAGAAGAGATTTCAGATTATTCATTAGAGCAAAGAATATCGATCTGATCTCGCATAGAATCatatttgatgaagaattgtTGCGtcaagaagatgaagagtataaggaaaaattaagaaacGGTCCAAAATGGAAAAGAGTCGTGGATTTCTGGTGTTAA